The segment CTCGACCGCCACCGTATCACCGGGCTCAAGCCGCAACGCTTCCAGCGGCCCAAGGGCCAGCGTCACCCGATCCGCCCCATGCGCCGCCAGCATCCGCCGCGCCATGGCCGCGCCGAGCGCCGTGCCGCATACGATCGGCAGGTCCACATCGACCCCGCCGCCACCCGTTGCCGTCTCGGCCCGGGCCACGACCGCGCCGGTCTGATAGTCCGCCCCGTCGTCGATGAACCGCACCCGCGCAGTCTCGGGCCGCGCCTCCAGCACCCGTTCGCGCACCGGCCCCGACGTCTCCTCGCGGAGCGCCATTGCCTCAAGCGCAACCGTCGCGCCCGCCGCCTCGACCCCGACCAGCGCCACCCGTCCGTCCCGCTCGGCCCCGACCATGTCGAAGGCCCCCAGCAAGGGTTCCAGCGCATCACGCGTCCGCATCGGTCGATCGATCACATAGCCCGAAACCTTCCCGACCGGCTCCCCGACCTCGAACCCGTCGGCCTCCAGACCGCCCCGCCGAAGGATCGCCGCCAGCAGCGCCCGCCCCTCTCCGCCCACCCGGCCGTTCAGCCAGTGCCCGGCCCGCCAAGCGCTCGCATCGGCCCAGACGTCGCCCAGCGCCGGAAACGCCGGATAGGGCCGCGCGTCCCAGCACCAGGCATCCGCCCCCGCCAGCATGGGCCCGCCATAGACCGACGACAGCGGATTGTTCGGACCCGTTGCGAAATGCTTCAGCACCGCCTCCAGCGCCCGCCGCTGCATCCCGTCGTCCCGCGCGCCCGTCGAGAACGGTGGCAGCGAACTCTCGGCGGACTTCGGGTCCTGGAACAGGTTCGGCGCATTGCCGCCCCGGTCCACCGCCCCACAGCCGAACTCCGTCAGCCGGATCGGCTTCATCCCCGGAACCCAGGCCGTCGGCACCGCGGCCCGCACCCCGCCCGGCCGGTCATGGTGGACGTTGCCCCACCACCCCTTCAGGGCCTTGGGCCGAAACACCCAGTCCTCGCCATGCGCCGTATCGACGATGGCAGTGCGCACCTGGGCCGCGCGATCCGCCTCGTCGGCATAGAACCAGTCGAACCCCTCGCCGCCCGCGACCTGGGTGGCCAGATAGAGGGGATCATCCGGCCCCGCGAACGCCTCCGCATCCCGCCCGCCGTCGCCGCCCCGCCAGTCGCCCAGCGGCGGATACCAGTCGATGCCGACGTAATCGATCGCCTCGTCCGCCCACAGCGGATCCAGGTGAAATACCACATCCCCCGACCCGTCATCCGGTCGATGCCCCGAATACTCAGACCAGTCCGCGGCATAGGACAGGGCCACCTCCGGCCCCACCACCGCCCGGCATTCCGCCGCCAGCGCCCGGTATTGCTGAACCGCCGGATATCCACCCGCCGCGTCCCGCGTCCCGGTCAGGCCCCGCATCTCCGACCCGATCAGCAGCCCGTCACATCCCGTCTCGGCCGCCAGCCCGGCATAATGAAGCGCCAGTCTCCGCAGGCCCCACCCGTCCGCCGTCCCGAACACCGCCGCGACCTCGGCCGCCGCCCCCGGCCCGTCCGCGCCCTTCACTCGCCCGCGCCACGGATAGCCCTCGCAGTCCATGAAGACGAAGGGATACAAGGTCACCGCCCATCCCCGCGCCTTCAGAGCCGCCACCGCCTGGCGCACACTCTCGTCCGACGGCGTCCCGCCATAGCTGGGCCGGCCATCCGCCTCCGAAATCAGATGCGCGTCTTCACGCCCCAGCCCCGCCACCGACCAGGTCAGGGGCTCGGTCGGCTTGTTCCGCCGCTCCACCCCCGGCCTTACGACACAGTGCCCGGCCCTCAGGTCGGTCCCGAACCAGCCGATCACCAGACTGACCCGTTTGAGGTTCGGCAGCTGCGCCGCCAGCTGATCCAGCGACGCGATCACGTCCGTCCGTCCGTCGCCCAGGTGAATGTTCTCGGACCGCGTCCGCGTCAGCCCCTCGCGCCGCATCACGGCCTGCGTCGCCAGCACGAACTCCCCCGCCCCGGGGATCAGGCAGATCCCCTCCAGCATCGTCTCCAGCCCGTCGGCTTCCGGCCTGCGAAACACCTCGAAGCTCAGCTGCGGCATCCGATCGCCATACGGCCCCAGCGGCAGATCCTCGAACACCACATAGGCGGTCCCGCGATAGGCGGGTGCAGCCCCCTCCACCGCCTCGATCAGCGGATCGGGCGTCTGGTCCTCGCTCCCGCGATAGACCCGCATCGCCACGCCCGTCTGGTCCATCGGCTTGCCGTCGGCCCAGACCCGCCCGATCCCGTCGATCGGCCCCTCGCATAGCGCGACCGCGAAGCTCAGCGAATAGCCATAGTCGACGGTCCTTGGCCCACCCTTGCCGCCCCCGCTCCGGTTCCTCTGCTCCAGGAAACGTGCCGCCCAGATCACCTGACCCGTCACCCGCGCCCGCCCGAACACACAGGCCATCGGCGCGCCTTCCGCCGTCGACTGGATCTTCAGCGTCTCCAGCCTCGGCCCGACCTGGCGCGCCGGCGACAGCGCCCCGATCAGCGACCGGTCCGCCACACCCCCCAGGGCCGCGCCAAGACTGCGCCCGATGCCGCCGCCGATCGCCTGTCCGACACCGCCCAGGATCACCTGCGCCATCAGGAACCTCTCTTGTCATCCCGGCCTTGCGCCTGAACGGGCCAGGCAAAGGCCGCCACCAGCCGCCTCTGCCACCACGGCCCCATCCAGCTCTCGACCACCGCCCGCCCCCAGTAGGCATGGATGATCCGGGGTTCCGGTCCCTCGATGGACGACACGATCCCGCAGTGCTTGACCATCGCCCCCTCCGCCATCCGGAACAGCAACACATCGCCCGGCCGCATCGCGTTCACCGGCTTCTCGACCAGCCACCGCCCCGCCGCCTCCAGCAGCGTCTCGACACCACCGACCTCGGCCCAGTCCGGTGCATAGGCGGGCAGGGCCTCCGGCTCCTTGCCGATAACCTCGCGCCACACCCCGCGCACCAGTCCCAGACAGTCCGCGCCTGCGCCCTTCGTGCTCGCCTGATGCCGATACGGCGTCCCCAGCCACCCGCGCGCGGCCATCACCACAGCCTCT is part of the Brevundimonas sp. AJA228-03 genome and harbors:
- a CDS encoding glycoside hydrolase/phage tail family protein, which produces MAQVILGGVGQAIGGGIGRSLGAALGGVADRSLIGALSPARQVGPRLETLKIQSTAEGAPMACVFGRARVTGQVIWAARFLEQRNRSGGGKGGPRTVDYGYSLSFAVALCEGPIDGIGRVWADGKPMDQTGVAMRVYRGSEDQTPDPLIEAVEGAAPAYRGTAYVVFEDLPLGPYGDRMPQLSFEVFRRPEADGLETMLEGICLIPGAGEFVLATQAVMRREGLTRTRSENIHLGDGRTDVIASLDQLAAQLPNLKRVSLVIGWFGTDLRAGHCVVRPGVERRNKPTEPLTWSVAGLGREDAHLISEADGRPSYGGTPSDESVRQAVAALKARGWAVTLYPFVFMDCEGYPWRGRVKGADGPGAAAEVAAVFGTADGWGLRRLALHYAGLAAETGCDGLLIGSEMRGLTGTRDAAGGYPAVQQYRALAAECRAVVGPEVALSYAADWSEYSGHRPDDGSGDVVFHLDPLWADEAIDYVGIDWYPPLGDWRGGDGGRDAEAFAGPDDPLYLATQVAGGEGFDWFYADEADRAAQVRTAIVDTAHGEDWVFRPKALKGWWGNVHHDRPGGVRAAVPTAWVPGMKPIRLTEFGCGAVDRGGNAPNLFQDPKSAESSLPPFSTGARDDGMQRRALEAVLKHFATGPNNPLSSVYGGPMLAGADAWCWDARPYPAFPALGDVWADASAWRAGHWLNGRVGGEGRALLAAILRRGGLEADGFEVGEPVGKVSGYVIDRPMRTRDALEPLLGAFDMVGAERDGRVALVGVEAAGATVALEAMALREETSGPVRERVLEARPETARVRFIDDGADYQTGAVVARAETATGGGGVDVDLPIVCGTALGAAMARRMLAAHGADRVTLALGPLEALRLEPGDTVAVEGETGAWRVECVTLDETPSARLARRSVGVVGPDNAPTQLSEGAEPPGVPFARILDLPGLPGAETDGRPVVIAAGDPWRPMAVHVGETSEGLMQRGTVDMPATVGRLVGDLRAGPVDRWDEVNTLVVALEGTAPTSASDGAALGQANLLAVESVTGWEILSFREATLVSTGVWRLSGLLRGRQGTEVEAEQGAAVGATVVVLDGRAGRLELDPAERRLDRRARIGPIGSAPGGAGFAEVPFRFEGVVDRPWRPAALRVVPEAGGLGVSWLPRVRVGGDRWDIEAAEVDVRRFRLRVLDGDVERRVFEVEGLSAVYAGADLAADFPGGPGEGARVAVAQYGVDWGWGREAVCRLAA
- a CDS encoding NlpC/P60 family protein, which produces MAARGWLGTPYRHQASTKGAGADCLGLVRGVWREVIGKEPEALPAYAPDWAEVGGVETLLEAAGRWLVEKPVNAMRPGDVLLFRMAEGAMVKHCGIVSSIEGPEPRIIHAYWGRAVVESWMGPWWQRRLVAAFAWPVQAQGRDDKRGS